From the Bacteroidia bacterium genome, one window contains:
- a CDS encoding VWA domain-containing protein: protein MSMQNCHRSLILIFCCIGLFLQCHVCEAQISLDFKRINLLWPTVELYFSLRSSDGKVVHPLREQLRVTENDFEVPELTLHPPHPTPCPMSVALVLDASGSMQGAGNEGAKAGAKAFVRRMDGTRDEAALVEFSTNPRLKLGMTSDTAQLVDSINTLPAWGGTTIWDGIWMGIEQVVQSGVNDCRAVVALTDGGDGSSSHYPGDIIPFANREHIRVFTIGLGSSINTTELELIAMLTGGRFFHTSHPSALPAIYDSIATIIKDKGFGERMITYNASCMDGTLRRVDLTMIAERGDSLRKTKSYRAPLDPSTARVMPLHLRAGDVQGGHSLLVSLRTDGLFDPLIPLHPRFVLPTGEPGLRFDSVWVPSGSPFESGSLVSTVYPDSVVLHFDGPLRVMGTGPLLHVLYETTEASDTVSGRLYLHATSSGSGCARFTCDSAAYNILPEGPSVVLNARDVPECVWDQSAQRYEPPTVELRYLAENHGLAAAEQPEYTLYGYETALLLLNPVSSMQPGSETRIEAGRAQSVSWLVEPARRARTDTIRLGMVAAFANHAVAVAESKIIIHSSLANLECSLGIPDVLMDSVRRRFETLPVTLTVHNHGGAASDSIYAEIELSGGLQLEREDPAQTSRRLLTPAVLAPGAEGHAAWRLQLPASKEGEVSSVAVRLLDAGQEPGYCSASIAVPPLDTNRVIGVDIQGRTLLCPGDSATLVAEPGFSEYVWSNSRTGPILTVSQAGQYHVEAVDNAGTRRKSDVLFISEAYLPTVNVYATNYTPCVGDTVRLYTSWPMTSYLWSTGDTTQSIFVTASATYDVIMLTRDGCTATASRAMTFAPYPELPIISRSFDTLYTEVVALNHDWYRNGNKISSGKPFHVARSAGRYSVVASNGGKCTATSNEFDVSVLATDNAASAPRLEMNLYPDPVDAQLEVHIVAEIGDHVSVSLVDLLGRSTVLSDVVMSQDRHTLCLPVAHVPPGVYMLLLRGEGGQIVRRFRKL from the coding sequence ATGTCCATGCAAAATTGTCACAGGTCCCTCATCCTGATATTCTGTTGTATCGGGCTGTTTCTGCAGTGCCACGTCTGTGAGGCGCAGATTTCCCTCGATTTCAAACGCATCAATCTCCTCTGGCCGACGGTGGAATTGTATTTCTCGCTTCGGTCCTCCGACGGGAAGGTTGTGCATCCTCTGCGGGAGCAGTTGCGTGTCACCGAAAACGACTTCGAGGTACCGGAGCTCACGTTGCATCCTCCGCATCCCACACCCTGTCCCATGTCCGTGGCTCTTGTGCTGGATGCGAGTGGTTCGATGCAGGGCGCCGGAAACGAAGGCGCGAAGGCCGGCGCCAAGGCCTTTGTCCGTCGCATGGATGGTACTCGTGACGAGGCGGCCCTCGTAGAATTCTCGACCAATCCACGCTTGAAACTCGGAATGACAAGCGATACTGCGCAGCTCGTAGACTCGATCAACACCCTCCCGGCTTGGGGAGGCACAACTATTTGGGATGGTATCTGGATGGGCATTGAGCAGGTCGTACAATCCGGAGTCAATGATTGTCGGGCGGTGGTGGCGTTGACCGACGGCGGGGATGGTTCGTCGTCGCATTATCCAGGCGATATCATTCCATTTGCCAATCGGGAACATATCAGAGTCTTTACGATCGGACTTGGAAGCAGCATCAATACCACCGAGCTTGAATTAATTGCAATGCTTACTGGTGGAAGGTTTTTTCATACTTCGCATCCATCGGCTCTTCCTGCGATATACGATAGCATTGCGACCATCATCAAAGACAAGGGTTTCGGTGAGAGGATGATCACCTACAACGCGAGCTGCATGGACGGGACGCTGCGGAGGGTGGATCTCACGATGATTGCTGAACGCGGCGACAGCCTGCGTAAAACGAAATCCTATCGCGCACCGCTGGATCCCTCCACTGCTCGTGTCATGCCGTTACACCTGCGCGCTGGTGACGTCCAAGGTGGACACAGCTTGCTGGTAAGCCTCAGGACTGATGGTCTGTTTGACCCGCTCATCCCGCTGCATCCAAGATTTGTACTCCCGACCGGTGAGCCGGGCCTGCGCTTCGATAGCGTGTGGGTGCCATCCGGTTCGCCCTTCGAGAGCGGCAGTCTCGTCAGTACTGTCTATCCCGATAGTGTGGTATTACACTTCGATGGGCCGTTGCGCGTTATGGGTACGGGGCCGTTACTCCACGTACTGTATGAGACGACGGAAGCATCGGATACGGTGTCGGGTCGCTTGTATCTTCACGCAACGTCCTCCGGCAGCGGTTGTGCGCGTTTTACCTGCGACTCTGCGGCCTACAACATTCTGCCCGAAGGACCCTCGGTAGTGCTCAATGCGCGGGATGTTCCGGAATGTGTTTGGGATCAGAGTGCGCAGCGCTATGAACCACCGACCGTGGAACTGCGATACCTGGCAGAGAACCATGGACTCGCCGCTGCGGAGCAACCAGAGTACACGCTCTATGGCTACGAGACCGCTTTGCTCCTGCTCAATCCGGTATCGAGCATGCAGCCGGGTTCCGAGACGCGTATTGAGGCAGGGAGAGCGCAATCCGTCAGCTGGTTGGTGGAACCAGCACGCCGTGCACGCACGGACACGATACGCCTTGGTATGGTCGCGGCGTTTGCGAACCATGCCGTGGCGGTAGCAGAGTCGAAAATCATCATCCATTCCTCACTTGCGAACCTTGAATGCTCGCTTGGAATTCCCGATGTGCTGATGGATTCCGTACGGAGGCGATTCGAAACGCTTCCGGTCACGCTCACAGTGCACAACCACGGCGGCGCGGCAAGCGACAGCATCTATGCCGAGATCGAATTGTCGGGAGGGCTGCAACTGGAACGGGAAGATCCCGCTCAGACGTCACGCAGATTGCTGACACCGGCCGTGCTTGCCCCGGGTGCCGAGGGACACGCCGCCTGGAGGTTACAATTGCCGGCTTCGAAGGAAGGGGAGGTTTCGTCTGTCGCCGTTCGTCTGCTCGACGCGGGGCAGGAGCCGGGTTATTGCAGTGCGAGTATCGCAGTTCCCCCGCTCGATACGAATCGGGTGATCGGCGTAGACATACAGGGCAGGACATTACTCTGCCCGGGAGACAGCGCGACGCTGGTGGCGGAACCCGGTTTTTCGGAGTATGTCTGGAGCAACAGTCGTACGGGGCCTATTTTAACCGTGTCGCAGGCGGGGCAGTACCACGTCGAGGCGGTGGATAATGCCGGCACGCGACGGAAAAGTGACGTCCTGTTCATCTCCGAGGCATATCTTCCAACGGTGAACGTCTATGCAACGAACTACACACCTTGTGTCGGAGACACCGTACGGCTGTACACTTCCTGGCCAATGACGTCCTATCTTTGGAGTACCGGCGACACGACGCAAAGCATATTTGTGACGGCTTCGGCCACGTATGATGTCATCATGCTCACCAGGGACGGATGCACTGCTACCGCTTCGCGCGCCATGACCTTCGCTCCCTATCCGGAACTTCCAATCATTTCCCGGAGCTTCGACACGCTGTACACAGAGGTGGTTGCGCTGAACCACGACTGGTACCGAAATGGTAACAAGATATCCTCGGGGAAGCCATTTCACGTAGCGCGTTCCGCGGGAAGATACTCCGTCGTTGCTTCGAATGGCGGAAAATGCACCGCTACTTCGAATGAATTCGATGTCTCCGTCCTCGCCACGGACAATGCGGCCTCTGCCCCAAGGCTTGAAATGAATCTGTACCCCGATCCCGTCGATGCGCAGCTGGAAGTGCACATCGTTGCAGAAATCGGCGATCATGTGTCGGTGTCCCTGGTTGATTTGCTCGGCCGCTCAACGGTACTTTCGGATGTCGTGATGTCGCAGGATCGCCACACCTTGTGTCTTCCCGTTGCACACGTGCCACCCGGGGTGTACATGCTGCTGCTGCGCGGTGAGGGTGGGCAGATTGTGCGCCGGTTCAGGAAGCTGTAA